In Bacillota bacterium, the genomic stretch TATTTATGTGGTAAAAAAATAGTAAATGTCCCTATTGTAGGTAGAGTAACCGCAGGTCAACCTATCCTTGCCGTAGAGAACATAGAGGATTCTTTTCCCCTTCCTGCAGAAATTGCACAAAGTGGTGAAGTTTTCATGCTAAAAGTTCAGGGAGAAAGTATGATCAATGCAGGAATACTTGATGGTGACTTTGTAGTTGTCAGACAACAGAATTCGGCAGAAAATGGAGATATTGTTGTAGCATTAATTGAAGACGAAGCAACAATAAAAACATTTTATCGTGAAAAGGATTTTATAAGGTTGCAACCGGAAAATCCTTACATGGACCCAATTATTGTCAAGGACAATATACCAATTTTGGGAAAAGTTATAGGAGTTTTTAGAAAACTTTAAAATTATACAGTCAAACAACAATAAAATTATACAGTCAAACAACAATAATATTCTGACTAAAAATAGAGCCTTTGAAGGCTCTATTTTTAAGGTGTTGCCTGTTCCTTTCCACTATCATTGCTAAAAATAAGATTTACCGGTTTTAATGGACTTACTGTAGATATAGCATGTTTATAAATAAGTTGTTGTTTCCCGTCGCTGTCCAAAATAACTGTAAAATTATCAAAACCTTTTACTACTCCCTTTAACTGAAAACCGTTGGTAAGGTAAATAACAACAGTAATGTGTTCTTTTCTTACCTGATTTAAAAATACATCCTGTAAATTAATATTACTTTTATTCACGAAGAAACCTCCTCTTGTATAAGTTTTTTTATCTTTCACATGAGTATTCTTTAAATAAATTTTACTAGAATATTCCATAAGTTTCAATACACTTAATAACATTTTCTTTATTTTCTATATCTTTCTATGTATTCTACCATTTTTTTTAAAGCTTTAGAATAACCTTCGTCAACATCTAACCAGATAACTTCTTTAATTTTATTAAACCATGTCATCTGCCTTTTTGCATACCTTCTTGTATCTCTTTTAAGTAAATTTACAACTTCATCCAGGGTAGCTTCACCTTTCAAGTACCAAAGAATTTCTTTATAGCCAAGCCCCTGTATTGCAACAGAACATTTGTCATAACCCATTTTTACAAGACTTTCTACTTCTTTAACCAATCCCTTTTCTATCATTTCATCAACCCTCCTGTTTATTCTTTCATAAAGTCTTTGTCGGTCCATTCTAATACCAAATATAATAAAATTATAGATAGGAGGCTCACATCTGGATATTTGCTGATGGTATGAAATAGTTCTGTCAGTCATTCTATAAACTTCTATGGCCCGGATGATTCTCTTAGTATCATT encodes the following:
- the lexA gene encoding transcriptional repressor LexA; amino-acid sequence: MEENLTDKQKEILAFLNNEVKEKGYPPSVREICHAVGFKSTSTVHTYLEKLKKRGLIQKDPSKPRAIRIIDNADNKPFTTNEIYLCGKKIVNVPIVGRVTAGQPILAVENIEDSFPLPAEIAQSGEVFMLKVQGESMINAGILDGDFVVVRQQNSAENGDIVVALIEDEATIKTFYREKDFIRLQPENPYMDPIIVKDNIPILGKVIGVFRKL
- the hfq gene encoding RNA chaperone Hfq, with the translated sequence MNKSNINLQDVFLNQVRKEHITVVIYLTNGFQLKGVVKGFDNFTVILDSDGKQQLIYKHAISTVSPLKPVNLIFSNDSGKEQATP
- the miaA gene encoding tRNA (adenosine(37)-N6)-dimethylallyltransferase MiaA, translating into MDNVIVIVGPTASGKTKISVELAKYINGEIISADSMQIYKYMDIGTAKPTEEEKGGIKHYLIDEVTPDQEFSVVRFQSLALKYIAEIINKNKIPIVVGGTGLYINSLIYNIKFTEMDTNWELRKELQSLAKEKGNEFLHNILMKIDAEAAKRIHVNDTKRIIRAIEVYRMTDRTISYHQQISRCEPPIYNFIIFGIRMDRQRLYERINRRVDEMIEKGLVKEVESLVKMGYDKCSVAIQGLGYKEILWYLKGEATLDEVVNLLKRDTRRYAKRQMTWFNKIKEVIWLDVDEGYSKALKKMVEYIERYRK